A stretch of Bos taurus isolate L1 Dominette 01449 registration number 42190680 breed Hereford chromosome 5, ARS-UCD2.0, whole genome shotgun sequence DNA encodes these proteins:
- the LOC100140395 gene encoding LOW QUALITY PROTEIN: taste receptor type 2 member 42 (The sequence of the model RefSeq protein was modified relative to this genomic sequence to represent the inferred CDS: deleted 1 base in 1 codon), whose amino-acid sequence MFPGLSTIFLILSGVEFLIGILGNVFIGLVLCSECVKNQKTSLFDFILTGLAISRISQLLVFFVESLMMGLDSQVFAIFKLAKPITLLWRISNHLTTWLVTCLSIFYLLKIAHFSHSLFFWLKWRMNRVILAMLAFSLVFLILDILLLETFNDLFWNLINEGNWTLVESKTHYIKSESLLSFSYFIPIVLSLLSLFFLFWSLVKHTRNLQLNFMGSRDFSTKAHKRAMKMVTSFLLLIMVHFLFTQLANWMFHRFLDNKFTKFIMLALYVFPSGHSFMLILGNSQLRQIALKVLKHLKSSLKRQNPLAL is encoded by the exons ATGTTCCCTGGGTTGAGTACCATCTTTCTGATACTATCAGGAGTGGAATTCTTAATCGGAATTCTAGGCAATGTGTTCATTGGACTGGTACTCTGCTCTGAATGCGTTAAGAACCAAAAGACATCTTTATTTGACTTCATTCTCACTGGCTTGGCTATCTCCAGAATCAGTCAACTGTTGGTGTTTTTTGTGGAGTCACTTATGATGGGACTAGATTCACAGGTATTTGCCATTTTTAAACTAGCAAAACCCATTACTTTACTTTGGAGAATATCTAATCATTTGACTACCTGGCTTGTCACCTGTCTAAGTATTTTCTATCTCCTTAAGATAGCTCATTTCTCCCactctctttttttctggctgAAGTGGAGAATGAACAGAGTCATTCTTGCGATGCTTGCATTTTCTTTGGTCTTTCTGATTTTGGATATTCTTTTGCTAGAAACATTTAATGATCTCTTCTGGAATTTAATAAATGAAGGCAATTGGACTTTAGTTGAAAGTAAAACTCATTATATTAAAAGCGAGAGTCTTCTTAGTTTCTCCTATTTCATTCCTATTGTTCTGTCCCTGctctcattg ttttttttattttggtccTTGGTGAAACACACCAGAAATTTGCAGCTCAATTTTATGGGTTCCAGGGACTTCAGCACAAAGGCCCATAAAAGAGCCATGAAAATGGTGACGTCGTTCCTCCTCCTTATTatggttcattttctttttacacAATTGGCAAATTGGATGTTTCATAGGTTTTTGGACAATAAGTTCACAAAGTTCATCATGTTAGCACTATATGTCTTTCCTTCAGGCCACTCGTTCATGTTGATTCTGGGAAATAGCCAGTTAAGACAGATAGCCTTGAAGGTACTGAAGCATCTTAAAAGCTCCTTGAAAAGACAAAATCCATTGGCTTTATAG